The Candidatus Mycosynbacter amalyticus genome contains the following window.
GCTCTTGCTCATTTTGGTGCCGTCTACTTTCATGTGGTTGGCATGTACCCACATGTTGGCAAACGTGGTGCCGGTGAGACTCTCGGTCTGAGCGATTTCGTTAGTGTGGTGTACTGGGATGTGGTCGATACCTCCAGTGTGAATGTCGATCTGGTCACCGAGTAGTTCACGCGCCATCACGCTACATTCTAGATGCCAGCCCGGGAAGCCGGTGCCCCAAGGACTCTCCCATTCCATGTCGCGTTTTTCATCTGCGGGCGAAAACTTCCAAAGCGCGAAGTCTGTCGGATTGCGCTTACCTGTGTCGGCTACACGCGCACCAAACTCTAGGCCGTCGATATCAAGCCGCGCCAACTTGCCATAGTCGCTGAGTTTGCTGGTGTCGAAATAAACACCGTCATCGATAGTATATGTATAGCCTTTTTTCTCGAGTTCTTCGACAAACGCGATTTGCTGTGGAATGTAATCCGTGGCACGTGGCAAATGTGTTGGGTGGATCAAACCTAGCTGGCCGTAGGCTTCGTGGTCGGCGATATCAATGTATTTTTGTGCCACATCCCAGGCGGTTTTGCCTTCGCGTAGGGCACCTTTTTGCATTTTATCCTCGCCTGCGTCGCCGTCATCGGTCAGGTGACCAACATCGGTGATATTTTGCACGCGAGTGACATCGTAGCCCTCTACTTGGAGTATGCGTACCAGTAAGTCCCAGTAGATATATGCTACCCAGTTGCCGATGTGAGGCTGGCTGTAGACAGTGAGGCCACAGGTATATATGCTCACCTTGCCTTCTTCGAGCGGCTTTAGCTCGTCAGTTTGACGGCTCATGGTGTTATAGAGTTTCATTGCTGTGTCCCCAAGGCCTTGTCGGTTGCTTCGATAAGCTCACGGATAACCTGCTCTTCACTTTCGTAGACACGAAACCCAGCAGCGTATTTATGGCCACCACCACCGAAGTAACCCGCTACGTCGGCCGAGATAGGACTGTTGCTACGGAGTTTGCCTGTCAGTTTGCCGTCTGGATATGTCTTGATCGCCACGGCGAGCTCAACGCCGATAACAAGGCGCATTTCGTCGAGTACGAGCACGCTGGGATTGTAGGCGTCGCTGTAGGC
Protein-coding sequences here:
- the cysS gene encoding cysteine--tRNA ligase, with protein sequence MSRQTDELKPLEEGKVSIYTCGLTVYSQPHIGNWVAYIYWDLLVRILQVEGYDVTRVQNITDVGHLTDDGDAGEDKMQKGALREGKTAWDVAQKYIDIADHEAYGQLGLIHPTHLPRATDYIPQQIAFVEELEKKGYTYTIDDGVYFDTSKLSDYGKLARLDIDGLEFGARVADTGKRNPTDFALWKFSPADEKRDMEWESPWGTGFPGWHLECSVMARELLGDQIDIHTGGIDHIPVHHTNEIAQTESLTGTTFANMWVHANHMKVDGTKMSKSLGNIYTLADIEEKGYSVMAFKLFVYTKHYRSEGNFTWENLEAAQNRLSHWRNVAALRHQTHDSLHQNDEMDPSPAAIGAIREALSDDLNTPEALRIIDETFSDIEARGFDHINHHTLTELLEAIDDILGLQLIESTPDITDDQKRLILGRTQARQNKDWMKSDELRDRLAVDGIAVRDTAHHTIWEYK